The Blautia luti nucleotide sequence ACATCCTGCGATTTTTCTGCCTGTCATCCGCTCATTTCGGAAGACCAGACAGGACAGCAGAATGGCAATAAAGTTTCCCAGTCCGGTGATGATGCTTCTACTGATACAACAATAACTGTTTTCCCGTTTACCATCTGCGGCTCAATATCAGGAATGATCTGTGGCACACAGGAATCAGAAACTGTATTGGCAAAAGCTACGATTGTCTTCATGTACTTTTCACTTTTATCAGGTAAGGATACCTTGTACTCAATATTTTCGATTCCCCGGAAAACATAGTATCTTCTACCATTCTTTTACTCCTAATCTATACTCGCACCACTGGTGCGAGTAATTCTATTTC carries:
- a CDS encoding helix-turn-helix domain-containing protein; translated protein: MKTIVAFANTVSDSCVPQIIPDIEPQMVNGKTVIVVSVEASSPDWETLLPFCCPVWSSEMSG